One Nostoc sp. UHCC 0302 DNA window includes the following coding sequences:
- a CDS encoding HU family DNA-binding protein, with the protein MNKGELVDAVAAKANVTKKQADEIISAFLSVVTEVVANGEKITLVGFGSFERRERSEREGRNPKTQETMTIPATRVPAFSPGKLFKEKVAL; encoded by the coding sequence ATGAACAAAGGTGAACTAGTGGATGCTGTAGCAGCCAAAGCCAACGTCACAAAAAAGCAGGCTGATGAAATCATCAGTGCTTTTTTGTCAGTTGTGACCGAGGTTGTAGCGAATGGGGAGAAGATAACGCTGGTAGGGTTTGGCTCATTTGAGCGACGGGAACGTTCCGAGCGCGAAGGACGTAATCCCAAAACCCAAGAGACAATGACTATCCCAGCTACTAGAGTACCTGCGTTTTCTCCTGGGAAGCTGTTCAAAGAAAAAGTAGCACTATAG
- a CDS encoding anthrone oxygenase family protein, which produces MQLYQQYFALKLFSALGCGLIAGVFFAFSTFVMSALARLQPAQGIAAMQSINITVINPLFMAAFLGTAAACIFLVISSLLKWHQPGAPFLLLGSLLYLVGTLGVTIVFNVPLNEALAKVERDSAIGASLWSSYLANWTLWNHIRTAAALAAAASLTIALCLGSRIAERLSNTIN; this is translated from the coding sequence ATGCAATTGTATCAACAATATTTTGCATTGAAGCTTTTCTCAGCACTGGGCTGTGGGTTAATCGCTGGAGTCTTCTTCGCCTTCTCGACTTTTGTGATGAGCGCCCTTGCTCGACTTCAGCCAGCACAGGGCATTGCTGCTATGCAATCCATCAATATCACGGTGATCAATCCATTGTTTATGGCAGCGTTTTTGGGAACGGCTGCGGCTTGCATCTTTTTGGTTATCTCCTCGCTATTAAAGTGGCATCAACCCGGTGCGCCCTTCTTACTCCTTGGCAGCTTGCTCTACCTTGTTGGTACATTAGGTGTAACAATTGTGTTCAATGTCCCGCTCAACGAAGCACTGGCGAAAGTCGAGCGGGACAGTGCCATCGGTGCAAGCCTATGGTCTAGCTACCTCGCTAACTGGACACTATGGAATCACATTCGGACGGCAGCAGCTTTAGCAGCAGCGGCATCACTTACCATTGCACTTTGTTTGGGTTCAAGAATTGCAGAGCGGCTCAGTAACACGATTAACTAA
- a CDS encoding alpha/beta fold hydrolase — protein sequence MKVGIQKTAEILEQVHHLESTLGLKNEACRSKFLIHPDLRAKVFLFLHGFTAGPYQFEPLGKALFNKGYNVLIPLQPGHGRSGNWNRQNPPPLPTDIQIYQQFLLKWLQIAKTLGQQVVIGGLSTGGTLAAWLALEHPQEIDRALLFTPYLASRYLLLDQLIKILPIYFEWFNKDGSGNFGYKGFCLKALRIFLQLAEEVLEKAHGCISAPILMVCSEGDHAVNRFKQQDFFRMVVKQQLKSWYYCFDDSLHIEHRMMTKLEDNDYEELVITLAKAFVESDLTWIEFEQMANLIAQGQAYDQIMLKFNLDGQVSQQLFAMMTQGFGCEHLKCINPYG from the coding sequence ATGAAAGTTGGCATTCAAAAAACAGCAGAAATCCTGGAGCAAGTTCACCACCTAGAATCCACCTTGGGTCTCAAGAATGAAGCCTGTCGCTCTAAATTTTTGATTCACCCTGACTTGAGAGCAAAAGTTTTTTTGTTTTTGCATGGTTTTACAGCAGGCCCTTACCAGTTTGAGCCACTTGGTAAAGCCTTATTTAATAAGGGATATAATGTCTTGATACCTTTACAGCCTGGTCATGGACGCTCAGGCAACTGGAACCGTCAAAATCCACCACCACTACCTACAGATATTCAGATATATCAACAATTTCTGCTCAAATGGTTGCAGATTGCCAAAACGCTAGGTCAACAAGTTGTAATTGGTGGATTGTCAACAGGTGGAACTTTGGCTGCTTGGTTAGCTTTAGAACATCCACAGGAGATTGACCGCGCTTTATTGTTCACTCCTTACTTGGCTAGCCGTTACTTGCTATTAGATCAACTTATCAAAATCCTACCAATTTACTTTGAATGGTTCAACAAAGATGGATCTGGGAATTTTGGTTATAAAGGTTTTTGTCTCAAGGCATTACGTATATTTCTTCAATTGGCAGAGGAGGTTTTAGAAAAGGCTCATGGCTGTATTTCTGCTCCTATTTTAATGGTATGTAGTGAAGGAGATCATGCTGTTAACCGATTCAAACAACAAGATTTTTTCCGAATGGTAGTCAAGCAGCAACTGAAATCCTGGTATTACTGTTTCGATGATTCGCTTCACATTGAACACCGGATGATGACAAAACTGGAAGACAATGATTATGAAGAACTAGTAATTACCCTTGCTAAAGCATTTGTTGAGAGTGATTTGACTTGGATAGAGTTTGAGCAAATGGCAAACCTGATAGCCCAGGGACAAGCCTATGACCAAATCATGCTCAAATTCAACCTTGATGGTCAAGTTTCTCAGCAGCTATTTGCAATGATGACTCAAGGTTTTGGCTGTGAGCATCTCAAGTGCATCAATCCATACGGCTAA